ATCGCCCATAAGAATGACCTTACTTCCTTCACCCGCTCTGGAAACGATCGTCTTCACTTCATGACGGGAAAGGTTCTGAGCTTCATCAATAATGATGAACTGTGAAGGGATAGAACGTCCACGGATATAGGTCAAGGCTTCTACCTGTATGCTGCCTAAGCCCATTAATATTTTATCAATATCTCCAGCTTTTTTGGTATCGAACAGGAACTCTAAATTATCATAAATAGGCTGCATCCACGGTCTTAACTTCTCATCCTTCTCCCCGGGTAAATAACCAATGTCTTTCCCCATGGGAACTACTGGCCGGGCAATGAGCAGTTTTTTGTATTTATGCTCATCCTCAACTTTGAATAGTCCGGCAGCAAGCGCCAATAACGTCTTCCCTGTACCAGCCTTACCTGTAATGGTGACAAGTGGGATTTCATCATTTAGAAGCAGTTCCAAAGCCATTCGTTGTTGAGCATTTCGGGCGCTGATCCCCCAAACCGAATCATTGCCTAGATAGAGCGGATCTAGACGGGTCGCATCACTATTCACTTTGAGAAGAGCTGATTTGCCCGTGCCGATCTCATCCTTGAGGATCACAAATTCATGAGGGTACAAGGGATACGACAACGCGAGCTGTTTAACCGTTAAAGAACGGTGACTGTAATATTCATCAATCAATGCCGGATGAACCTGCAGAGATTGGTAACCAGTGTAAAGTTCATTTAAATCTCCAGTACGATCTGACAAATAATCCTCTGGTGTAATCCCTAGCACATCCGCTTTAATACGGACCAGCACATCCTTACTCACAAGCACTACGGGACGCGGATCTGGCTTCTCCTTCTCTTCGATTAAATAATTGAGAGCTACAGCCAAAATCCGATTGTCGTTAGATACCTCACCAAACATTTCCTGTACCTTCACAAAACTGCGATGGTTAAGTTCTACCTTCAGCTTACCTCCATGCTCCAGTTCCACACCACTATGCAAATGCCCTAGTTCACGAAGTCCATCAAGCAATCGGGAAACCGTGCGGGCATTCCGACCGATTTCGTCAGCGTTGCGCTTTTTGGAGTCGATTTCTTCCAGCACAACCGCCGGAATAACCACCTCATGCTCCTTGAAAGAGAAAATCGAATTGGGGTCGTGCAAAAGCACGTTGGTATCTAGCACAAATATCTTGTTCATATTATCCCCTCCACAGCGCCTGGTTTGATTGATCATACATAACTCTTTCCGCCAAGGGAAAAGATAAGGTACAGAAACGATCTTGGCTGAAAGGAGTAAGCACATATGAGAAAATCAATGTGTCTGTTGCTGGTACTGCTGCTACTGACAAGCTGCGGTATCGCTAATAAAAAGACATCACCCTCTCCTCAGAATAAACAATCAGCGAATGCTGTAAAGGGTCCGGGGAACCATGAGGTTCGACAATTGTCCAATGATGGTGTGACTAATCCTAAGGCCACCTCAAAAGCTGGTCAAGCCGTTAGTGTTAAGGGCGAAAGTGAAATTGCACTTAAGGACCATTTTGAACAGTTAGCAAAAAGAGTCCCTGGTGTGAATGGTGCACACTGTGTAGTCATGAACAAGGTGGCCATCGTTGGTCTTGACGTAGAAGGTTCTCTAGAACGGTCACGGGTAGGAAGCATTAAATATTCTGTAGCGGAAGCTATTCGCAAAGACCCAAGAAGTGTACGTGCGCTTGTCACAGCCGATATGGATCTCTCCAGCAGATTAGCAGACATGAGTCGCCATATCTCCGAGGGACATCCGATTTCCGGATTTTCATCCGAATTGGCTGATATCATCGGTCGAATCATGCCGCAGCTGCCAGAAGATACAAAACCGCGAAAAAATGCACAGTAGAGGACAAAAAAAGCCCAGTGATATTCTCACTAGGCTTTTTTCATGGCAGCAAATACTTGTCCGTCCAGCTTCTCAGCGGCACGTCCATCATAAACCTTCGCATATCTTGGGGCGGATTCAAGCTGCGCTCCATAAAAAAGCGCATTACGCACCGCCATAATTTCAACATCAAAGCAGCACATTTTGAAAGGGACATCCTGAAGCGGATCCTGTCTTACAACGGCAGTGCCGTTAATAGCATGAACAGTTCCCTCACCAAACACAGTAATAGTTACTAAAGGGTTGATCTTCATGTTGTTCACGAGTCTGGAACGATGATCTACAGCCAGACGCACAGTACTAGGACTAACTGCATAAATCCACGATATGGCCGTGGACGTTGGACCTCCTGATTCCGCATCAACTGTGTTGAGAAGAACAAAGGTTTCCGATTGCAGCATCGATAACAAGGTTTCGTTCAGCTGAGCAACGGCTTCGGACATAAGTACTGGCCCCCTATGCGGCGTAAATTCATTCAATTTATTATATTATAGCACAGGCTGAAACTTGCATTCAATTTTAGAGCGAAGTGTTATTAAGGTCTTTAAGGCGCCTCAGTGGATTCCGAAGTGGAGCTAGCAGAAACTCCTGCTAACCGATCCTGCAGGCTTTTCTTGGCAGCCTCAAGCTCCTCATCATTAATATATACATACGGACTTCGCCATGTTCCAGTCACAGGCTTGAATTCGATATCCTCTTTGGAAATCTTCCAATAAGTCGCAATCATATCTTTAATCTGCGAATTTTCGATATCAGTCTGCATGTTGCTGTCCACTGCGTCAAGAACCTTGCCTATTTTTAATACTCCGCCAAGCGATTGCATCTGATCCACCAATGAATGAAGGACCTCATTCTGACGTTTGTTCCGATCAAAATCATCTGAAGCCTTAGTCTTAGGCTTACAATTAGATTTACGATATCGCACATAATCTAGCGCTTTATCTCCATTAAGCTCTGCCGGACCTTTTTTCAGATTGATATTCGTACCGTCTACACTGTCTGTATAACACATATTATCGCTAATGTTGACTTTGACTCCGCCAAGCTCGTCCACCACATCACGGAAGCCTTGGAAATCCAGAATCGTTGTATAATCCACATCAATATCTAGATATTTCCCCATCATGGTCTTCATCTCATCTTCTGCCAAAATACCAGAGGACTTCTCCTTACCTTTGAAGCGAGCATAGAATTCGTTAATCTTCGTTTGCTTGTA
This Paenibacillus sp. FSL R5-0345 DNA region includes the following protein-coding sequences:
- a CDS encoding YhcN/YlaJ family sporulation lipoprotein, which gives rise to MRKSMCLLLVLLLLTSCGIANKKTSPSPQNKQSANAVKGPGNHEVRQLSNDGVTNPKATSKAGQAVSVKGESEIALKDHFEQLAKRVPGVNGAHCVVMNKVAIVGLDVEGSLERSRVGSIKYSVAEAIRKDPRSVRALVTADMDLSSRLADMSRHISEGHPISGFSSELADIIGRIMPQLPEDTKPRKNAQ
- a CDS encoding pyridoxamine 5'-phosphate oxidase family protein, producing MSEAVAQLNETLLSMLQSETFVLLNTVDAESGGPTSTAISWIYAVSPSTVRLAVDHRSRLVNNMKINPLVTITVFGEGTVHAINGTAVVRQDPLQDVPFKMCCFDVEIMAVRNALFYGAQLESAPRYAKVYDGRAAEKLDGQVFAAMKKA
- a CDS encoding PhoH family protein is translated as MNKIFVLDTNVLLHDPNSIFSFKEHEVVIPAVVLEEIDSKKRNADEIGRNARTVSRLLDGLRELGHLHSGVELEHGGKLKVELNHRSFVKVQEMFGEVSNDNRILAVALNYLIEEKEKPDPRPVVLVSKDVLVRIKADVLGITPEDYLSDRTGDLNELYTGYQSLQVHPALIDEYYSHRSLTVKQLALSYPLYPHEFVILKDEIGTGKSALLKVNSDATRLDPLYLGNDSVWGISARNAQQRMALELLLNDEIPLVTITGKAGTGKTLLALAAGLFKVEDEHKYKKLLIARPVVPMGKDIGYLPGEKDEKLRPWMQPIYDNLEFLFDTKKAGDIDKILMGLGSIQVEALTYIRGRSIPSQFIIIDEAQNLSRHEVKTIVSRAGEGSKVILMGDPEQIDHPYLDAASNGLSYIVEKFKQQGISGHITLEKGERSRLAQLAADLL
- a CDS encoding LCP family protein, translating into MSTRNSSLPPRASGQQPNNRKQPVKGAPKKKKRKKPQKRGFFGRLVRILLTLLIIAILGVLGYGGYLYWKLENGVFNAGNKGTVAPGHSATEKPLTMLILGTDNRPKHESRLTDVIMVAALNPKTKSATIVSLPRDTLVELSGYKQTKINEFYARFKGKEKSSGILAEDEMKTMMGKYLDIDVDYTTILDFQGFRDVVDELGGVKVNISDNMCYTDSVDGTNINLKKGPAELNGDKALDYVRYRKSNCKPKTKASDDFDRNKRQNEVLHSLVDQMQSLGGVLKIGKVLDAVDSNMQTDIENSQIKDMIATYWKISKEDIEFKPVTGTWRSPYVYINDEELEAAKKSLQDRLAGVSASSTSESTEAP